The genomic window GATGGGTTACTTTGTTTTCAATAAGAATTACCTAATTGGCGGCGACGCAACTGAAAACATCAAAAATTGAATGAGACCTGATGCAGCGGATATGCATATTTAATGAATTCAAAGGACAGAGAACATTTAATACAACTGTCAACACACGCTTGCAGTTAGAACTGCAGATGTATGAACTACAAACACTTTACTTCAATAATCTCTGTAGTGTCGTTTGATATTTTTATTATTCAGCGTGTTAATATTCAGCCCACATTATTCATGCAAATCAATGTTTAAATGCCCAGCAAAAGGGATGAGATGAAAGACCATTTGAGGAGACTGGAAATCAGCAATGAAGATGTTAAGCATCTCCGTATCCTGGTTCATGGTCCAGTGGGAGCAGGAAAGTCCAGCTTCATCAACTCCATAGACAGCATCTTTCAGGGGCGAATGACCAATGGAACCACAGCTGAAGGAAATGCTGGACACAGCTGCACAAAGACAGTGAGTATCTCATTTAAACTGGGAAAGACTCACCCCTCTAAACCGATCCTGGTCACAGCACCAGAAAATGCAGAGGTCAGACCATAAAATTCCAACCCAGAGTCGTAAATATAGCCTGCATGTGTGACCTGTGTTGCGTTGAACCATGTAGCTCAGCCTTGCACATGCTTTACATAACATTGCACCCGCAAACAGCATCACCTCGGATCAGAAGTCGAGCGCACTAGCAATCGAAATAAAAGCCCAGGCTAGCTCTCCTACCAGCACTACTATTAAGATGTCGGGAGGTAGATTTACCAacgtacatactgcacagctatgGACCGTTACACCATTACACAGATACCATTACACATCCTCATATACGGTCATGTACTCTGCCTATACTCACTAAATAGTATAGAAGTGCCAAGGTTTTGGTACTTGGTCGGTAGTTGGTGCTGTTGTTGTGCTTTCACCATTTAGGATGTTCATGGCCATTGACTTCAATCAGAAGATGCCAACGTAAACCAGATTGATTGGTCACTATATCACACTCAATTTCCAACCATTAGTTCACATTTAAAGGTCATATGcaggctaaaaaaaaaaagatttgaaaGTCATACCGTGGGCCCTATCTTACACCTGGCGGAAAAGCGGGACGCAATCTTACACTCAATAAAGGGGATGACGTTTTCGCCATGTgctccacttttattaaaccCAGGGATGTGACACTTAAtgacataaggtgtggtctggcctggccatgatccaaaaatcactACCTTACACCCTCTGAAAAGGATTACGCCACTGACTAAGGAAAACCTGATCTATAGCGAATGGTTCATATAAAGCACAGTTGAAGACACACTGTtccgagatgtaagcagcccttAGCAACCAGTGTTAAAGTGCCTGTCAAATTCGGTGGAAGcctaaattattattaataaatGTATACTCGTCATATTTTGCCTTTTTCAACACAGTTTATGACAGTTAAGGAATTAAGGGTATGAGAAAAGGTTAGAGATAATTTTGCTTTAATACTGCAAGACACTTTTTCACCTGGACCGGTATCATTAAGTTCTAGTTGTGTTGCGTTCAGTCCAAGATGGCGGAGGCGCAGCTCGGTCATGGGCACATTTGTTGCTATGGAATGTTAAGTGTCGCCTCTTGGTACTTCTATTCTCTTTGCTATAACCACCACATCCTACTATCCATTTCTGAAAAGGGACCCATGAATTGGGAAATGTTGTGCCAGGTGTAAGATAGGGCCCATACTGTTATTTGTAGCTGCAGTATTTGTGGACTCTTAACTCGTTTATAATAATGAGAATGTTGTAATTTTCAGTACAAAACCAACAAAATTAAAAATGGAGAATATGGATCCTACTTACGATTTGTCATCAGTGATGCCATGGGTCAGGAAACAGGCGATTCCAACGGAGTGCAAACAGATGACCTGATAAAAATCTTGGAGGGTCACATCAAAGAAGGGTATAAGGTAAACACAACTACAGGCAATAGTTAATTCATGTCCAATCTGTTAATGTCTCCCATATACATTTCCCCCTCCAGGTTAAATTAATTTTCAATTTTCACCATCCAGGTTAAATTAATTTTCCATTTTCACCATACATGTTAAATGAAGGGCTTGCAACTAACTACAGGACAttgttgtttttcatttttctaTTCCCTTGTACAGTTCAATTCTGCAAAGTCTTGTCAACAGGAGGAAAAGGAATATAACAAAGATCCAAGTCTGAGTGACAGGATTCACTGTCTGGTCACTGTCATTCCAGCAAGTAGTATCCTCTGGTGTGCTGACAAGAAAGTTTCAGGCAATGTCATGCAGGAAAAGGATGAAGCCTTCATCAACAAGATCAAAGATGTCAGAGCATGTGCCAGCACGATGGGCAAGTGCTTTTTACACCATTGACCCTGACTGAAGACCATTTTTTCACACTTGATGCCCTTGTGGCAGAAcaaaggcttattgtgtggcTATGCTACATGACAAAGATAAAATAGACCCCACCATTTAAATCAGAGGGAATAGCCCTCATAAATTATatgaaatataataaataattgtGAGGGCTGAACAATACCTTTAAAATTCAACCCTAAAAAACACCAAAATATTCATTTATTAATATAAATCTAATTTTCAGAAATTAGAATGGTTAATCTGAAAAGCAAGCttggaaaccagactctctgacttcacagagagtctggcctagatccataggcaaacgtttatttccgggtgggagggcacagtttgcaatgttctcaatgctcgagttcatgtgacGAGACACTAATGATGCTTTGATCGAAGTTTCATGTTATGtcaagccttcttagtgtttgaaaaatagcgattttgacgcgaccatgtagcctactaaactaaaGTTAGACTCAGGTACGTTcgtatttcaagtgacaaaattaaggtatgactaaagtttagctgacgatataacatcctactcgaCTGTGACTttgttcgtgacactcctgttaataggctaaactagaaagagctaaaataactcacaccaaccttaattgcgccttttattcacatttgctcaaagatttcatatgtataagcccttttcgctccctacgttgatgtattccaagcggtCAGCTGCTTCGGGGGCGGGGACATAGgaattgaaacaccatgcctgtGTTATGTAATtgctctcagggacgccctctgttcgctggttggttcaGCTGCCCAACTACTGAAGTAAACGAGGgcgaatcaacctattccagacggaatactgtagggaaaagaaattgagcggaagtacgtaggcaggCAGGCTACTAAAAAAAGCCCCCCTGTGTGAGAATTTCTCCCATCTAGTGGTTAAGTGTTATATTGTAATCAACCTCTCAAGCGCTGCCTCGTTTTAAACTATGGTAGTCgtcacacataaaaaaaactggcactagttccggactcTTAGGCGCATCAAAACGTAAttttttctctgaataagcaataacaaaAGATTAAAATAATTTTGTGTACTATTCTATTgccattgcttgtgtgtgatgccaatgaaacagtCTCTCGGACATGGAATAAATAGTTTAATTTTGCCTGTTGTccgagctagctagccagctagctaatgttagcacaataaacggaaagtgaatgggaatggcTAGTTATGTTTGCTAGCTAGGTAACAGCTGAAGACTTTTGGTTTAACttgtatattgttgcaaactgttACACAGAATTAATCTTTTATTTAATaattaatacaaaaaaaatgaacagatttacttcataggtgtcccgttattcagaattataATTATagtaataaatatagctgcaagcagcaatgcgggggcctagcagtgcgctatagcaggaatggcattgccatggcatgagcaagcactcacagcaagaggccaaattacaccaatgtccttgtgcgttctcacaatcagctaccatgtccctctaccaagtttggaccaagtttggacttcatacaccaaagtgttgctgagatgtgagctcactttctttattacagcacccctagaggccaaatgaaaccactttccttgcatgtcctcacaatcatcTAATATGTCCATGTATCAAGTTTTGAACTTCATACAATGAAGAGTTGCTGAGATACAGTatgagtcaagtcaagtcaagtcaagttggcttttattgtcaatttctttacatgcactggtcatacaaagaattgaaatttcgtttcttactttcccatgcagacatagacatgctttaaatacagacatagacatactatggacatagccatagacaataaacattaaattaaagtgcaagactgaaatatagaacatgtatgtatcaaaatagaaatataggacatatattaaaaaaaaatagaggtagttgtgttgtatatttctatagtcttaacagttacatgaagtaactgggggggggggggggggggtttggtagacaggatcctagtttcctaggttcctggttggctggtgggtggggggggctgtcagtgatgggagagtgggtagagtgttcagcatcctgattgcttggtggatgaagctacttgccagtctggtggtgcgggagcggaggctcctgtaccgctttccagagggcaggaggctgaacagtttgtgtgcagggtgggttgtatccttgacaatcattagtgctttgcgggtgaggcgggtggtgtaaatgtcctgcagggaggggagtggtgctccaatgatcctcttagctgtgttaacagtgcgctggagggtcttcctgttctgatctgtgcagcttccgccccacactgtgatgctgctggagacgatgctctcgatggtccctctgtagaatgtagtcatgacaggaggcgtggcacttgccttcttcaatttgcgcaagaagtagaggcgctgctgggctttcttcgccagtgatgctgtgttggtggtccaggagaggtcgtcgctgatgtgcacccccagaaattttgtgctgctcactctctccacagcatctccgtcgatggacagtggtggcagttgtttgtggcctctctgaaagttgacaacgatctccttggtcttgctgacatttagcaggaggttgttgtctttgcaccatttagccagcaagtctacttcttctctgtagtgagcctcatcgcccttagtgatgaggcccaccagtgttgtgtcgtccgcaaacttcaccagatggttggagctgtgagtggttgtacagtcatgtgttagcagtgtgaagagcagggggctgagcacacacccttgaggggcccccgtgctcagggtcagagtgcttgaggtgttgttcccgacacgtactgcttgtggtctctgcaacaggaaatccagcagccagttgcagagggaggtactgaatcctagcttgtccagtttgctgatgagttgttgtggtattatggtattgaatgctgaactgaagtctatgaacagcattctcacatatgagtctttattgtctaagtgggtgagggctggatggagggcagagcagattgcatcctccgtggatcgtttggctcggtatgcaaactggaaggggtccagggtggggggtagggtggctttgatgtgtgacatgactagccgttcgaagcacttcatgattatgggcgtgagtgctacaggacggtagtcattgaagcatgatggtgatgatttctttggcacgggtatgatggtggcagttttgaaaagtgatgggatgactgcttgctccagagaggtgttgaaaatgtctgtaaaaacatccttcagctcttctgcacagtccttcaacactcgtcctggtatgttgtctgggcctgctgctttgcgtgggttaatggtggctagtgtcctcttcacgctggcagaggacaggtacaggggttggtcgtgggggggaggtggggttttctgtgggtgagtgtcattttgtgcttcaaaacgggcgaaaaaactgttcaggtcatttagcagagaggtgttgttctcacagctccgtggcgcaggcttgtagtcagtgatggcctgtatgccctgccataggctctgtgcatctctgctgtctttgaagtgtgttgttattttgtctgtgtaatccttttttgccttcctgatgccctgggacaggttagccctcgctgttcttaggccagctacatctccagctctgaaggctttgtctctggccctcagcagtctgtggacgtctcctgtcagccatggcttctggttggcccgagtggtgatgtgttttatttctgtaacatcatcgatgcatttggtgatgtaggaggtcacagtgtctgtgtattcctcaatgtcaatgtggttgttgtgggtggcagctgttttgaagatatcccagtctgttgtttcaaagcagtcctgaagttgtgagacggccccctccggccacattctcacctccttcagaaccggtttggtgacttttgctctttgtctgtatcggggcattagtaggatgctaatgtggtctgattgcccgatatgggggaggggtttggctttgtaggcttctttctgtggggtgtaaacaaggtccagggtgttttgtcctcttgttgggaagtttacatgttggtgaaattttggtagtacagttttgagattggcgtgattgaagtctccagcgatgattgtgaaggcatccgggtgttcactttgttgttcactgacggtccgatacagctcattcagtgccatgctcctgtcactgtttttgttgctgggggggatgtacaccgcgaccagcagaatcgcggtgaattccctggggaggtagaagggtcggcacttaataatcataaactccgccagtggagagcagtgtctgtgtactaccgtagcgtctcggcaccaagcatcatgtgtgtaaacacaaactcctccaccacGTCTTTTGTCTGCTAGGGCTCGGTCTGCTCGATAGCACGTTAGCTGCTCCAGGTGTATAGCAGAGTCGGGGATGTTATCGTTGAGCCATGATTCAGTGATAACAGTCACGCAGCAGTTACTCACTGTCTTGTTTGCTGATCTTAGCAACCGAATGTCGTCCATCTTATTGTCCAGTGATCTTACGTTTGCCAGGAATATGGATGGTattgctgggcgagttgggttgGCTGCTAGCCTTGTTCCGACGCCAGCTCGCTTGCCTCTCTTCCTTGTCCTGGCACACCGCTTGCGGTGACGCCGGCCAGGTGAAGCAGACGGGTCCGTTGTTGTGGTAGGCAGGCGAAGTATTCCCAGTTCAGCCAGCATCTCTgttgagcccacttcctgtattacagcgccccctatagaggccaaatgatgccaaatgatgccaatttcacCGTGCCCTCACAATcaggtaccaagtccctgtaccaaatttggacttcatacatcaaagcgctgctaagataggagctcacttcctgtattgcaccgccccctatagaggccaaatgattccaatttcctagtgtgtcatcataatcaggtaacaggtccttataccaagttcgGACTTTGTAcaccaaagcgttgctgagatacaaactcacttcctgtattacagcgccccctatagaggccacatgatgccaatttcctagtgcgtcctcacaatcagataccaagtccctgtaccaagtttggacttcatacattaaagcatagccgagatgttagcccacttcctgtttgggggtttcatcgccatatttgattggctgtcacgggcaaacaaaaattaaattaaaaaatctgacaagtatcgtttgtgcggctcggtctgaagatcatctccgccaagttctgtgaaTATCGGaggaaatttgtaaccgctgaaacttttcgtagagtttggactaaatccaatatggcggaggtccaatatggcggaaagtgatgggataggggtcgatgaacttGGGATGTTCCAAGGATTAagacgctacctcaattgtgaaaatcagacaaaagagtcaaggatcacgtgcatgaacgcatgtccagcattgaactggtggtggcgctagagtgttcaatgtatatgcataaaaattgctgtgagtgattgggacagtgtcctgactaatggtattgagttttgttatgttaactaaaagcgtcacggagatgttagtccacttcctgtttggcggcttcatcaCCATATTTGATTGCCCGTtacgggcaaacaaaaatgaaattaaaaaatctgacaagtatcatttgtgcggctcgggcagaagatcatctccgccaagttctgtgaaaatcggatgaaatttgtaaccgcggAAACTTtccgtagagtttggactaaatccaatatggcggagttccaatatggcggaaagagGAATTAcagtagtggatggaaagctgctggcttaatgttataataataataataataataataataataagctttatttgtatagcacctttcatacacagaatgcagctcaaagtgctttacatttgaagcatgtaacacatgCTTAATGTTGGTGtgagattcctgaaaaaaaaaaccctcgtaccaaaaaaACCTTGTGGTGCCACCTCAGGTGCCATTAGCCAGCCTTAGCATGTTTTTAGCATATGTCGCAATTATTTGACTTTATACACAGACATTTAAGACTGCCAGCCTTTACCCTTTACCCctcacaagcacgccatatggcaactgaggcaaggaaaaactccaggaagaaaccttgagcagaacctgacttaataggagGAGCCCATCTATTCCTAATCCATAGAAGCcaaccccaccagccaatcacataAGAGTATTTTTTCTCTCTGGATGATAACCTGAAATAACACACGTTCAGCAACTTTTTTGGTAGTCTAGTTCTAGAAAAACTGtgttaggttagtttatcaactgtctctgggtctagaaaccagatatatatataatttcaatgtcggaatgttaggaagacatgtggcttgtagaaaatgggttcataaCTTACATTGCTGAATGTACTGTAGGGAAATTCTGCAGATGAATGTTTTTTTCTATGTGTAACCGACTTTAACCAGTCAGTTACATGATTAATAACTAAAAAGTCTTTCTATGGCTAGAAGTGATGTAGAGGAGGCGAAGAGTTGATTTGTCAGCATTTATTCCTGGTCTGGAAGACAACAGACAGGGCAATCAATGGCGACATGCAGACGAAAAGAGTTCTGGCATCCCCTTT from Alosa sapidissima isolate fAloSap1 chromosome 9, fAloSap1.pri, whole genome shotgun sequence includes these protein-coding regions:
- the LOC121718989 gene encoding interferon-induced protein 44-like isoform X1; this translates as MGGSESKEHPSCSPLLQEPWRILDWSKRDEMKDHLRRLEISNEDVKHLRILVHGPVGAGKSSFINSIDSIFQGRMTNGTTAEGNAGHSCTKTYKTNKIKNGEYGSYLRFVISDAMGQETGDSNGVQTDDLIKILEGHIKEGYKFNSAKSCQQEEKEYNKDPSLSDRIHCLVTVIPASSILWCADKKVSGNVMQEKDEAFINKIKDVRACASTMGKCFLHH
- the LOC121718989 gene encoding interferon-induced protein 44-like isoform X2; its protein translation is MGGSESKEHPSCSPLLQEPWRILDWSKRDEMKDHLRRLEISNEDVKHLRILVHGPVGAGKSSFINSIDSIFQGRMTNGTTAEGNAGHSCTKTYKTNKIKNGEYGSYLRFVISDAMGQETGDSNGVQTDDLIKILEGHIKEGYKFNSAKSCQQEEKEYNKDPSLSDRIHCLVTVIPASSILWCADKKVSGNVMQEKDEAFINKIKDVRACASTMDAKD